In one window of Jatrophihabitans sp. DNA:
- a CDS encoding MerR family transcriptional regulator, which yields MRISELAELSGLPVATIKFYLREGLLPAGTPISRTQAEYSDSHLERLRLIRALRDIADLPVATVGTVLAAVDDEELPLLDLLGVTQLAVAGFKGSTSATEDGLELAAELLAGLDWTLTDDSPLLDSLARVLDVLRGEGEPVDAESLRPWADAALAVAEVEMDHIPVHAPRAEAAHTVAVGTVIYGELLTQLRLAAQEAVSLARFGPEESSSEEPSSEEPPATRQPAKKSATKKSPAKKSPVKGRAAKAVPEKAVPAKGVPAKTAPARNVPAKGVPAKAVPAKAVPAKVLPAEPLPKETLPGKAHPARARSAQQPVAQVRLSRRAAGQPRSRG from the coding sequence GTGCGGATTTCGGAGCTGGCCGAACTGAGCGGCCTGCCGGTCGCGACGATCAAGTTCTACCTGCGCGAAGGCCTGCTGCCGGCTGGCACGCCGATCTCACGGACCCAGGCCGAGTACAGCGACTCACACCTGGAACGCCTCCGCCTGATCAGGGCATTGCGGGACATAGCCGACCTGCCGGTCGCGACCGTCGGGACCGTGCTGGCTGCCGTCGACGACGAGGAGCTTCCACTGCTGGACCTGCTGGGTGTCACCCAGCTGGCGGTCGCCGGCTTCAAGGGCTCGACCTCGGCCACCGAAGACGGTCTCGAGCTCGCCGCCGAGCTGCTGGCGGGCCTGGACTGGACACTCACCGATGACTCGCCGCTGCTCGACTCGCTGGCCCGGGTGCTGGACGTGCTGCGTGGCGAGGGCGAGCCGGTGGACGCCGAGAGCCTCCGGCCGTGGGCCGATGCCGCCCTGGCGGTGGCCGAGGTCGAGATGGATCACATCCCGGTCCATGCTCCGCGCGCCGAGGCGGCCCACACCGTCGCCGTCGGCACGGTGATCTACGGAGAGCTGCTGACCCAGCTGCGGCTGGCCGCGCAGGAGGCGGTCAGCCTGGCTCGGTTCGGCCCGGAGGAGTCGTCCTCGGAGGAGCCGTCCTCGGAGGAACCGCCCGCGACGCGGCAGCCCGCGAAGAAATCGGCGACGAAGAAGTCGCCGGCGAAGAAGTCACCGGTGAAGGGACGAGCCGCGAAGGCTGTTCCGGAGAAGGCAGTGCCTGCCAAAGGTGTCCCTGCCAAGACTGCCCCTGCCAGGAATGTTCCCGCCAAGGGTGTCCCTGCCAAGGCTGTCCCTGCCAAGGCTGTCCCTGCCAAGGTGCTGCCTGCGGAGCCGCTGCCGAAGGAGACGTTGCCTGGCAAGGCGCATCCGGCCAGGGCGCGGTCGGCGCAGCAGCCGGTCGCGCAGGTGCGGCTCAGTCGCCGCGCAGCTGGGCAGCCGCGTTCTCGGGGGTGA